Proteins encoded by one window of Salicibibacter halophilus:
- a CDS encoding NADPH-dependent FMN reductase codes for MNIVALSGSNVGSKTRTAMDYTVNTLSEKYPDADVTLIDLADHDVQFSDGRNFLDYEGDTKYVAQTIMDADAIIFGTPIFQASIPATLKNIFDLLPQDGLRDKVASVLVTAGSLTHFLIVEQQLKPILSYMKAQIVQDYVFIEEKDFHRKEITNDNVLLRIDRLVEDTVGRTEQHINMRKAQEEAYGF; via the coding sequence ATGAACATCGTAGCATTATCCGGCTCCAACGTCGGCTCTAAAACGAGAACAGCAATGGATTACACGGTGAACACCCTTTCTGAAAAATACCCGGATGCCGACGTGACTTTAATAGATTTAGCAGACCATGATGTACAATTTAGTGACGGGCGTAATTTTTTGGACTATGAAGGGGATACAAAATATGTTGCCCAAACGATCATGGATGCGGATGCCATTATCTTTGGAACTCCGATTTTTCAAGCATCGATCCCCGCGACATTGAAAAATATATTCGATTTGCTCCCTCAAGACGGGTTGCGGGATAAAGTAGCGAGTGTGCTGGTAACTGCAGGGTCGCTCACGCACTTTCTCATTGTGGAACAACAGCTAAAACCGATTTTATCGTATATGAAAGCACAAATCGTTCAAGATTATGTGTTTATCGAGGAAAAAGATTTCCATCGCAAAGAGATCACCAATGACAATGTCTTGCTCCGCATCGATCGATTGGTCGAAGACACTGTGGGCCGAACAGAGCAGCATATAAACATGCGCAAAGCACAGGAAGAAGCGTATGGGTTTTAG
- a CDS encoding NAD-dependent succinate-semialdehyde dehydrogenase yields MLINGEWTGDKLEQIDVVNPATGDVLDTIPKGGEKEAEAAATAAYEAFPEWSKLTAEDRSNKLEKWFELIGDNHEELARTMTKEQGKAIKESRGEISYANSFIKWYAEEGKRNYGESIPASAPDKRLFVTHQPVGVVASITPWNFPAAMITRKIAPALAVGCTAVIKPATQTPFTALKLAELAVEAGIPKGVINVVTGSSREISEAWQQDKRVRKLTFTGSTEVGKTLMSGASETMKKISLELGGHAPLIVLEDADIDNAVEQAVTSKFRNGGQTCVCANRIYVAESIEETFTNKFKQAVEDLKIGDGLDDDTDIGPLIDEDAVDKVISHIEDAEKQGAKVVTGGKKKDGLFLTPTVISGVKEDMACMNEETFGPLAPIATFKTEEEAIERANNTIYGLAAYLFTSDVSKAIRLSEQLEYGIVGLNDGGPSTAQAPFGGWKQSGIGREGGHQGMDEFLETKYISLKL; encoded by the coding sequence ATACTTATCAACGGGGAATGGACCGGCGATAAGCTGGAGCAAATCGATGTAGTCAATCCGGCGACGGGGGACGTGCTCGATACGATCCCGAAAGGCGGCGAAAAAGAAGCCGAAGCAGCAGCGACTGCCGCATATGAAGCCTTTCCGGAGTGGTCCAAGCTTACTGCCGAGGATCGGAGCAACAAGCTTGAGAAATGGTTTGAACTCATCGGGGACAATCACGAAGAACTCGCGCGAACGATGACGAAAGAACAAGGAAAAGCCATCAAGGAATCGCGTGGCGAAATCTCCTATGCAAATTCGTTTATTAAATGGTATGCAGAGGAAGGCAAGCGTAACTACGGGGAATCGATTCCGGCTTCTGCACCGGACAAACGTTTGTTTGTGACCCATCAACCTGTCGGGGTTGTCGCATCGATTACCCCGTGGAACTTCCCGGCGGCGATGATTACACGCAAAATTGCTCCGGCACTCGCGGTCGGTTGTACAGCTGTCATTAAACCCGCGACACAAACTCCATTCACAGCACTGAAGCTTGCCGAACTCGCGGTGGAGGCAGGCATCCCTAAAGGGGTGATCAACGTCGTCACCGGTTCTTCAAGAGAAATCAGCGAGGCGTGGCAACAAGACAAACGCGTGCGCAAGCTCACCTTCACCGGTTCCACCGAAGTCGGGAAAACATTAATGAGCGGCGCTTCGGAAACGATGAAAAAAATATCGTTGGAACTTGGCGGCCACGCGCCATTAATCGTGCTTGAAGATGCGGACATTGACAACGCGGTGGAACAAGCGGTGACGTCGAAATTCCGTAACGGTGGACAAACTTGTGTGTGTGCCAACCGCATCTACGTGGCTGAATCGATTGAAGAGACCTTTACAAATAAATTTAAACAAGCCGTTGAAGACTTAAAGATCGGCGATGGGCTTGATGATGACACCGATATTGGCCCATTAATCGACGAAGATGCCGTCGACAAAGTCATCTCCCATATAGAAGATGCCGAGAAGCAAGGGGCAAAAGTCGTTACGGGCGGCAAAAAGAAAGACGGGCTGTTTCTGACGCCAACGGTGATCAGCGGGGTAAAAGAAGACATGGCCTGTATGAATGAAGAGACATTTGGTCCGCTCGCGCCTATCGCTACCTTTAAAACCGAGGAAGAAGCGATTGAACGTGCAAATAACACCATATACGGATTGGCTGCCTATTTATTTACGAGCGATGTGTCTAAAGCGATACGCTTAAGCGAACAACTGGAATACGGCATCGTCGGCTTGAACGACGGCGGTCCGTCCACCGCACAAGCGCCATTCGGCGGCTGGAAACAAAGCGGCATTGGCCGAGAGGGCGGTCATCAAGGCATGGATGAGTTTCTGGAAACGAAATATATCTCGCTTAAACTATAA
- a CDS encoding aldo/keto reductase encodes MERSDRIKEALQSHTVALPDGTSLPRIGQGTWKMGEYPEKKKEEIKALQFGLDLGMSVIDTAEMYGDGQSEQIVGEAVKNRRDEAFLISKVYPHNANLSNIHKACEKSLQRLKTDYLDMYLLHWRGLSDGSLQETVEGLEKLRKEGKILRWGVSNFDTSDMKELMGIENGSNCSINQVLYHLGSRGIDFDLLPWHREQQLPMMAYSPLGQGGSLISQLMNNLDIKEIAEKHQAKPLQIALAWTIRTKEILAIPKGTSQNHVMENAEAATIELSEDDLQKLDKVFPKPDRKMPLDII; translated from the coding sequence ATGGAGCGTTCGGATCGCATTAAAGAGGCGTTGCAAAGTCACACGGTGGCATTGCCCGACGGCACTTCACTTCCGCGCATTGGACAAGGCACATGGAAAATGGGGGAATATCCCGAAAAGAAAAAGGAAGAGATAAAAGCTTTGCAATTCGGCCTTGATTTAGGAATGAGTGTCATTGATACCGCGGAAATGTATGGGGATGGACAATCGGAACAGATCGTTGGCGAAGCGGTTAAAAATCGCAGAGATGAAGCTTTCTTGATTTCAAAAGTTTATCCCCACAATGCAAACCTGTCAAACATCCATAAAGCCTGCGAAAAAAGTTTGCAACGATTAAAGACCGATTATTTGGACATGTACCTTTTGCACTGGCGGGGACTTTCAGATGGATCGCTTCAGGAAACAGTGGAAGGTTTGGAAAAGCTTCGCAAGGAAGGGAAAATTTTACGGTGGGGCGTCTCCAATTTTGATACCTCGGATATGAAGGAACTTATGGGAATAGAAAATGGCTCCAATTGTTCCATTAACCAAGTGCTCTACCATTTAGGGTCACGGGGGATTGACTTTGATCTGCTCCCCTGGCACCGGGAACAACAACTACCAATGATGGCATACAGCCCCCTTGGCCAAGGCGGTTCACTCATCTCACAATTGATGAACAACCTGGACATTAAAGAAATAGCCGAAAAACACCAGGCAAAACCCCTGCAAATCGCGCTGGCATGGACGATACGAACAAAAGAGATACTTGCCATCCCGAAGGGCACGAGCCAAAACCATGTCATGGAAAACGCGGAAGCCGCCACGATAGAGCTGTCAGAAGACGATCTGCAAAAGCTTGATAAGGTATTCCCGAAACCGGATCGAAAAATGCCCTTGGATATCATTTAA
- a CDS encoding IS1380 family transposase, whose amino-acid sequence MATLTQITLDFNRKMKLSNDGGALSSDTGEVLFREFDEKLGFFHTLDKHLHLQDERLYHVHSNEHMLRQKIYQMIAGYDEDDAADQLTDDPVFRQIIGTDALASQPSLSRFFARFDTASIKQLNQANQELLDKVHQARGSKSLIFDLDSTHADTYGEQESTDYNAHYGTVGYHPLVAFDGITGDFMKAQLRPGNVYTSNGVVDFVKPLITHYNEMFPETIPFLRGDSGFAVPELYELLEDESVYYVIRLKSNANLQRLADELHPATPPSDVTQTECYYEETEYQAKSWAKPRKVIIQSVRPAGELFFKHAFFVTSLFDAFSPKDIVRSYQKRGTMENYIKEAKNGFDLDRMSSHSFQANETRMMFSLLAYNLTNWLRTLCFPKEQKRMQIQTIRSKIIKVASKLVKSGRSLYFKLSSSFVYETFFWNVLNRIQRLRLE is encoded by the coding sequence ATGGCTACTTTAACGCAAATAACCCTGGATTTCAATCGCAAAATGAAGCTGTCGAATGATGGAGGTGCTCTTTCCTCTGATACAGGAGAGGTCTTATTTCGAGAATTCGATGAAAAACTTGGATTTTTCCATACCCTGGATAAACATCTGCACCTTCAAGACGAGAGACTGTATCATGTGCATTCGAATGAGCACATGCTTCGTCAAAAGATTTATCAGATGATTGCCGGCTATGATGAAGATGATGCGGCGGATCAATTAACGGATGATCCCGTGTTTAGGCAAATCATTGGAACGGATGCGTTAGCTTCTCAACCCAGTTTATCCCGATTTTTTGCTCGGTTTGACACAGCATCTATCAAACAATTAAATCAAGCTAACCAGGAGCTTTTAGATAAAGTTCATCAAGCGAGGGGCTCAAAAAGTCTTATCTTTGATTTGGACTCCACGCATGCCGATACATACGGCGAACAAGAATCGACCGATTACAATGCGCATTATGGAACCGTCGGCTATCATCCTCTCGTTGCTTTCGATGGTATAACCGGTGATTTTATGAAGGCTCAACTCCGACCAGGCAACGTCTATACATCTAATGGGGTTGTGGATTTTGTAAAGCCCCTGATCACCCATTACAATGAAATGTTTCCGGAAACGATCCCATTTCTGCGTGGGGACAGTGGCTTTGCGGTTCCAGAGCTGTATGAGTTACTTGAAGACGAATCCGTCTATTATGTCATTCGTTTGAAATCCAACGCCAACCTGCAACGACTAGCCGATGAACTGCATCCGGCAACGCCGCCATCTGACGTTACACAAACCGAATGCTATTATGAGGAAACCGAATACCAAGCCAAATCATGGGCCAAGCCCAGAAAAGTCATCATTCAATCCGTTCGTCCGGCAGGTGAATTGTTTTTTAAGCATGCCTTCTTTGTGACAAGCCTGTTCGATGCCTTCTCCCCCAAGGATATCGTCCGTTCCTACCAAAAACGCGGAACGATGGAGAATTATATCAAGGAAGCCAAAAATGGTTTTGACCTGGATCGAATGAGCAGCCACTCGTTTCAGGCTAATGAAACAAGGATGATGTTCAGTTTATTAGCTTACAATTTAACCAACTGGCTACGCACCCTTTGTTTTCCGAAAGAACAAAAACGCATGCAAATCCAAACCATACGATCAAAGATCATCAAAGTGGCAAGCAAATTGGTGAAATCAGGGCGTTCGCTTTATTTCAAATTATCTTCAAGCTTTGTCTATGAAACCTTTTTCTGGAATGTGCTCAATCGTATTCAAAGGTTAAGACTAGAGTGA
- a CDS encoding YqjF family protein, which produces MPKQPVHRLRSRPKGPWLMTQTWKDVLFAHWPLPPRTLQTKIPEPLEIDTYDGQAWIGIVPFNIVHLRARFLPPMPFAHAFPEVNVRTYVTFNGQPGVYFFSLDAEHRLAVLTARKLFHLPYFYSDIKVQRKKGGIHYRSHRPDAMLEAAYEPSSTVFTAEKDSLDAWLTERYRLYTTHKNKLYALDIHHHPWALQRAEAIFTNTTLAASLSLHLPDTKPLLHYAKRQKVFFWPLYRSN; this is translated from the coding sequence ATGCCCAAGCAGCCTGTACACCGGCTTCGGTCACGCCCAAAAGGACCTTGGTTAATGACACAGACATGGAAAGATGTATTATTCGCCCACTGGCCGCTCCCACCGCGAACATTGCAAACGAAAATTCCGGAGCCTCTGGAGATCGACACTTATGACGGCCAAGCTTGGATCGGCATCGTTCCTTTTAACATCGTGCATTTACGTGCCCGTTTTCTTCCGCCTATGCCATTTGCGCATGCTTTCCCGGAAGTAAACGTACGCACGTATGTCACATTTAACGGCCAACCCGGCGTTTATTTTTTCAGCCTGGATGCCGAGCACCGGTTGGCAGTGCTCACGGCGCGCAAGCTGTTCCACCTTCCTTATTTCTATTCCGATATAAAAGTCCAAAGAAAAAAAGGCGGCATTCATTATCGCAGCCACCGGCCGGATGCCATGCTTGAAGCAGCTTACGAACCTTCTTCTACCGTTTTTACCGCCGAAAAAGACTCTTTGGATGCCTGGCTTACGGAACGCTATCGCTTATATACAACACATAAAAATAAGTTGTACGCGCTCGATATCCATCATCATCCATGGGCTTTGCAACGAGCAGAAGCGATTTTTACGAATACGACACTCGCCGCTTCACTCAGTCTGCATCTACCGGATACGAAACCTTTGCTTCATTATGCCAAAAGACAAAAAGTCTTCTTTTGGCCGCTTTACCGTTCAAACTGA
- a CDS encoding IS110 family transposase — protein sequence MNQLFCGIDIGLKTFQFYAMDQDGKAVGKPKRYPNNQTGADQLVDHLDELLEQQGSPALSIGMEATGLYWFPLFHTLQENERIKQWETRLISMNPKIVEAFRGAYPDVDKTDPVDAFIIADRVRFGRGIAPQHVHSEQYLALQRLTRFYIHLTEQQTNLKNYAGSFLYLTFSEWVRTQPFSDRFSVTATKLMKKYKSADAMADLTTDELRELLVDFSRNSFRDPEEKARQLHQLAQDSFTIPDGLVDSVHLLVKQTLQQLELLEKHIKRLKKRIEKIMKGIQHPFDSRHWICHGCFIDRRDRRCAPIPRSSSASQICRPDMEETSVRQLPC from the coding sequence TTGAACCAGCTTTTTTGTGGCATTGATATTGGACTCAAGACCTTCCAATTTTATGCCATGGATCAAGATGGGAAAGCGGTGGGAAAACCCAAACGCTACCCCAACAATCAGACAGGTGCTGACCAATTGGTTGACCATCTCGATGAACTGTTGGAGCAACAAGGCTCCCCCGCCCTCTCTATTGGCATGGAAGCGACCGGTCTGTATTGGTTCCCTCTATTTCACACGCTTCAAGAAAATGAGCGAATCAAACAGTGGGAAACCCGGCTCATTTCCATGAACCCAAAGATCGTGGAGGCCTTCCGCGGCGCTTATCCCGATGTGGATAAAACCGATCCCGTGGATGCATTCATTATTGCGGATCGGGTTCGGTTTGGACGGGGGATCGCTCCCCAACACGTTCATAGTGAACAATATCTGGCCCTCCAACGACTCACACGGTTTTATATTCACCTGACCGAGCAACAGACCAACCTGAAGAATTATGCAGGATCCTTCCTGTATCTCACCTTCAGTGAATGGGTCAGAACCCAGCCGTTCTCTGATCGCTTCAGCGTGACGGCAACCAAGCTGATGAAAAAATACAAATCAGCAGATGCCATGGCTGATCTTACAACCGATGAGCTTCGTGAACTGCTGGTAGACTTTAGCCGCAATTCCTTTCGTGATCCGGAAGAGAAGGCCAGGCAGCTTCATCAGTTAGCCCAGGATTCCTTTACTATCCCGGATGGGTTAGTGGATTCCGTTCACCTATTGGTCAAGCAAACGCTGCAACAACTCGAGTTGCTTGAAAAGCACATCAAGCGCCTGAAAAAACGGATTGAGAAGATCATGAAGGGAATCCAGCATCCTTTCGATTCCCGGCATTGGATCTGTCACGGCTGCTTTATTGATCGCCGAGATCGGAGATGTGCACCGATTCCCCGGTCAAGCTCAGCTAGCCAAATATGCCGGCCTGACATGGAGGAAACAAGCGTCCGGCAACTTCCGTGCTGA
- a CDS encoding transposase, whose translation MIAEIGDVHRFPGQAQLAKYAGLTWRKQASGNFRAEETFMTKSGNSYLRHGFLIAAQSLVNHNEEYRAYYQRKFSEAPRHSHKRALSLTARKLVRLVYAMLSNNQLYMAPEERTEQKQEVKESTEAPDESVVGETPVTQQPNSSESSEHKKVKSTAAARSSSRQKELNGSKSPPEQYAVNT comes from the coding sequence TTGATCGCCGAGATCGGAGATGTGCACCGATTCCCCGGTCAAGCTCAGCTAGCCAAATATGCCGGCCTGACATGGAGGAAACAAGCGTCCGGCAACTTCCGTGCTGAAGAAACATTTATGACCAAATCAGGCAACAGCTACCTGAGACACGGTTTTTTAATAGCCGCTCAATCCCTCGTCAACCATAACGAGGAATATCGCGCCTATTACCAGCGGAAGTTCAGTGAAGCCCCTCGCCATTCACACAAACGAGCGCTGTCGCTCACAGCCCGTAAGCTCGTGCGTCTCGTATATGCCATGCTCTCAAATAATCAACTTTACATGGCCCCTGAGGAGCGCACCGAGCAAAAGCAGGAGGTGAAAGAGTCAACGGAGGCTCCTGATGAGTCCGTCGTCGGTGAAACACCTGTTACGCAGCAACCCAATAGCTCTGAAAGCTCTGAACACAAAAAAGTGAAGAGCACGGCTGCTGCAAGGTCGTCATCGCGACAAAAAGAACTCAATGGGTCCAAAAGCCCACCGGAACAATACGCAGTCAACACGTAA
- the yycF gene encoding response regulator YycF: MNEKILVVDDEQPIADILEFSLQKEGFEIEVAYDGAEALEKVHAFTPDLILLDIMLPQKDGMEVCREVRKHYDMPIIMLTAKDSEIDKVLGLELGADDYVTKPFSTRELIARVKANIRRLQVVPEEERKNTGIKHIGELTIDPEAYLVRKRGNPIELTHREFELIHYLGRHIGQVMSREDLLQSVWGYDYFGDVRTVDVTVRRLREKVEDNPSYPNWIVTRRGVGYYIRHPEQE, translated from the coding sequence ATGAATGAAAAAATTTTGGTTGTCGATGATGAACAGCCGATTGCTGATATTCTGGAATTTTCACTGCAAAAAGAAGGCTTTGAAATCGAAGTTGCCTATGACGGTGCGGAGGCCCTGGAAAAAGTGCACGCTTTTACTCCTGACCTTATTTTACTCGATATTATGTTGCCGCAAAAAGATGGGATGGAAGTGTGCCGTGAAGTTCGTAAACATTATGATATGCCGATTATTATGCTCACGGCAAAAGACTCGGAGATCGACAAAGTGCTCGGCCTTGAACTGGGTGCCGACGATTATGTCACGAAGCCTTTTAGCACCCGTGAATTGATCGCGCGTGTGAAAGCGAATATTCGCAGGCTTCAAGTTGTCCCCGAGGAAGAACGAAAAAATACCGGTATCAAGCATATCGGTGAGTTGACGATTGACCCGGAAGCCTATCTCGTCCGTAAACGGGGAAATCCGATTGAGCTCACCCATCGGGAGTTTGAATTAATCCATTATTTAGGCCGTCATATTGGACAAGTAATGTCCCGGGAAGACCTTTTGCAGTCTGTTTGGGGTTACGACTATTTTGGAGATGTGCGAACCGTTGACGTCACCGTGCGCCGGCTGCGGGAAAAAGTCGAAGATAATCCGAGTTATCCGAACTGGATTGTGACAAGAAGAGGGGTAGGTTATTATATCCGGCATCCCGAACAGGAGTAG